A stretch of the Vitis riparia cultivar Riparia Gloire de Montpellier isolate 1030 chromosome 13, EGFV_Vit.rip_1.0, whole genome shotgun sequence genome encodes the following:
- the LOC117928557 gene encoding guanylyl cyclase 1 isoform X3, with amino-acid sequence MWPLYLLFNKFLKTEEENAHEADEYPKGLVESYSLEQLPSNGKCPNVNLPHSHFVEVPHMNQLSTWDCGLACVLMVLRTFGINNCNIQALEELCCTTSIWTVDLAYLLQKFSVSFSYFTVTLGANPNFSVETFYKDQLATDLVRVDSLFKKAMEAGIDIQCRSISGDEISLLILSGKYIAIALIDQYKLSQSWLENVHVSGFCGGYSEYTGHYVVICGYDVDTDEFEIRDPASSRYHLCFPSPSAIISYLSH; translated from the exons ATGTGGCCTTTGTATCTTCTCTTTAACAAGTTTCTGAAAACCGAAGAAGAAAATGCTCATGAAGCAGATGAATACCCAAAAGGCTTGGTTGAATCCTACTCACTTGAGCAATTACCAAGTAATGGAAAATGCCCTAATGTAAACTTGCCCCATTCACACTTTGTTGAA GTTCCACATATGAATCAACTAAGCACTTGGGATTGTGGTCTTGCTTGTGTTTTGATGGTTTTGAGAACTTTTGGCATCAATAACTGCAATATTCAAGCATTGGAAGAGCTCTGCTGCACAACTAG CATTTGGACTGTTGATCTGGCATATTTACTGCAGAAGTTCTCTGTTAGTTTTTCGTACTTCACTGTAACTTTAGGAGCAAACCCAAATTTTTCTGTGGAGACATTTTACAAG GATCAATTGGCTACCGATCTAGTGCGTGTGGATTCTCTTTTTAAGAAGGCAATGGAAGCTGGAATTGATATACAG TGCAGATCAATCAGTGGAGATGAAATTTCACTCTTGATCTTGTCAGGGAAATATATTGCAATTGCTTTAATTGATCAGTATAAATTAAG TCAGTCTTGGTTGGAGAATGTTCATGTCTCAGGCTTCTGTGGTGGCTACTCAGAATACACTG GTCACTATGTTGTAATATGTGGCTATGATGTTGATACAGATGAGTTTGAGATTAGAGATCCTGCCAGCTCCCGGTATCATCTTTGTTTTCCATCTCCATCAGCAATAATCTCTTATCTATCCCATTAA
- the LOC117928557 gene encoding guanylyl cyclase 1 isoform X2 — translation MWPLYLLFNKFLKTEEENAHEADEYPKGLVESYSLEQLPSNGKCPNVNLPHSHFVEVPHMNQLSTWDCGLACVLMVLRTFGINNCNIQALEELCCTTSIWTVDLAYLLQKFSVSFSYFTVTLGANPNFSVETFYKDQLATDLVRVDSLFKKAMEAGIDIQCRSISGDEISLLILSGKYIAIALIDQYKLSQSWLENVHVSGFCGGYSEYTGHYVVICGYDVDTDEFEIRDPASSRSQWRRLRERIRRKWKIKGTCRYNFPIDP, via the exons ATGTGGCCTTTGTATCTTCTCTTTAACAAGTTTCTGAAAACCGAAGAAGAAAATGCTCATGAAGCAGATGAATACCCAAAAGGCTTGGTTGAATCCTACTCACTTGAGCAATTACCAAGTAATGGAAAATGCCCTAATGTAAACTTGCCCCATTCACACTTTGTTGAA GTTCCACATATGAATCAACTAAGCACTTGGGATTGTGGTCTTGCTTGTGTTTTGATGGTTTTGAGAACTTTTGGCATCAATAACTGCAATATTCAAGCATTGGAAGAGCTCTGCTGCACAACTAG CATTTGGACTGTTGATCTGGCATATTTACTGCAGAAGTTCTCTGTTAGTTTTTCGTACTTCACTGTAACTTTAGGAGCAAACCCAAATTTTTCTGTGGAGACATTTTACAAG GATCAATTGGCTACCGATCTAGTGCGTGTGGATTCTCTTTTTAAGAAGGCAATGGAAGCTGGAATTGATATACAG TGCAGATCAATCAGTGGAGATGAAATTTCACTCTTGATCTTGTCAGGGAAATATATTGCAATTGCTTTAATTGATCAGTATAAATTAAG TCAGTCTTGGTTGGAGAATGTTCATGTCTCAGGCTTCTGTGGTGGCTACTCAGAATACACTG GTCACTATGTTGTAATATGTGGCTATGATGTTGATACAGATGAGTTTGAGATTAGAGATCCTGCCAGCTCCCG ATCTCAATGGAGAAGACTAAGAGAGAGGATTCGGAGAAAATGGAAGATAAAAGGAACCTGTAGGTATAACTTTCCTATTGATCCTTGA
- the LOC117928557 gene encoding guanylyl cyclase 1 isoform X1 has protein sequence MWPLYLLFNKFLKTEEENAHEADEYPKGLVESYSLEQLPSNGKCPNVNLPHSHFVEVPHMNQLSTWDCGLACVLMVLRTFGINNCNIQALEELCCTTSIWTVDLAYLLQKFSVSFSYFTVTLGANPNFSVETFYKDQLATDLVRVDSLFKKAMEAGIDIQCRSISGDEISLLILSGKYIAIALIDQYKLSQSWLENVHVSGFCGGYSEYTGHYVVICGYDVDTDEFEIRDPASSRKHERISSNCLEEARKSFGTDEDLLLISMEKTKREDSEKMEDKRNL, from the exons ATGTGGCCTTTGTATCTTCTCTTTAACAAGTTTCTGAAAACCGAAGAAGAAAATGCTCATGAAGCAGATGAATACCCAAAAGGCTTGGTTGAATCCTACTCACTTGAGCAATTACCAAGTAATGGAAAATGCCCTAATGTAAACTTGCCCCATTCACACTTTGTTGAA GTTCCACATATGAATCAACTAAGCACTTGGGATTGTGGTCTTGCTTGTGTTTTGATGGTTTTGAGAACTTTTGGCATCAATAACTGCAATATTCAAGCATTGGAAGAGCTCTGCTGCACAACTAG CATTTGGACTGTTGATCTGGCATATTTACTGCAGAAGTTCTCTGTTAGTTTTTCGTACTTCACTGTAACTTTAGGAGCAAACCCAAATTTTTCTGTGGAGACATTTTACAAG GATCAATTGGCTACCGATCTAGTGCGTGTGGATTCTCTTTTTAAGAAGGCAATGGAAGCTGGAATTGATATACAG TGCAGATCAATCAGTGGAGATGAAATTTCACTCTTGATCTTGTCAGGGAAATATATTGCAATTGCTTTAATTGATCAGTATAAATTAAG TCAGTCTTGGTTGGAGAATGTTCATGTCTCAGGCTTCTGTGGTGGCTACTCAGAATACACTG GTCACTATGTTGTAATATGTGGCTATGATGTTGATACAGATGAGTTTGAGATTAGAGATCCTGCCAGCTCCCG GAAACATGAGAGAATTTCATCAAATTGCCTAGAAGAAGCCCGTAAATCATTTGGTACTGATGAGGATCTTCTCTTG ATCTCAATGGAGAAGACTAAGAGAGAGGATTCGGAGAAAATGGAAGATAAAAGGAACCTGTAG